In Zea mays cultivar B73 chromosome 7, Zm-B73-REFERENCE-NAM-5.0, whole genome shotgun sequence, the following proteins share a genomic window:
- the LOC103633078 gene encoding 30S ribosomal protein S31, mitochondrial-like, with the protein MAMRLAAAATFVRRLAPARPPVRILAAASTAEAEAVTCGRGDKKTKRGKRFKGSFGNARPKREKKIERIKDRVEVPRSTPWPLPFKLI; encoded by the coding sequence ATGGCAATGCGGTTGGCGGCTGCGGCCACGTTCGTGCGGCGCCTGGCGCCGGCGCGCCCACCAGTACGCATCCTGGCGGCGGCATCTACGGCGGAAGCGGAGGCAGTGACGTGCGGGCGCGGGGACAAGAAAACCAAGCGCGGGAAGCGGTTCAAGGGCTCCTTCGGCAACGCACGGCCCAAGCGGGAGAAGAAGATTGAGCGCATCAAGGACCGCGTCGAGGTGCCCCGCTCCACACCCTGGCCCCTCCCCTTCAAGCTTATCTGA
- the LOC103633079 gene encoding kinesin-like protein KIN-7J isoform X1, which produces MASEERILVSVRLRPVNAREAERGDGSDWECAGPTTLMFHGNIPERAMFPASYTYDRVFNPECSTRQVYEEGAKQVALSVLSGINSSIFAYGQTSSGKTYTMVGITERSMADIYDYIDKHPEREFVLKFSAMEIYNEAVRDLLRPDATQLRLLDDPEKGTVVEKLTEETLRDKGHLLELLAVCEAQRQIGETAMNETSSRSHQILRLTIESSAKQFMGRGKSSTLLACVNFVDLAGSERASQTQSAGVRLKEGSHINRSLLTLGKVIRQLSKGRNGHIPYRDSKLTRILQSSLGGNARTAIICTMSPAHSHIEQSRNTLLFANCAKNVVTDAKVNVVMSDKVLLKHLQREIARLENELKFPRPTSCSNYAEALREKDELIKQLEGQLKELMEQKDTVQSQLDNFRRVTSDGNFNDHATRQWDQSNRSSESLPCSASEDTLSFDTYSDVYEEQDDLGSKGFDVSHVYNDYHHDVYHQKVDEHPMSSLHQPRNHISNRTQMYQPNRETSPEVPKEHCKEVQCIKINEFRRSRSDEEKHGENITYTSEGAIKLYTCDSEPSSDTEKTNNDESLVLKRCVISSRDSVLTRSRSCRASFMVIPNSWFDDSADMRMTPPGDILKYPHRRLEKVRRSMYSENGHCQNDLTLDCPVVSGKVASDMVIDKNTCNEEDGYANNKFSCITKVKEKQEDYCTSQLEGNQQDNVTAEILDMKHAKNIDKDIFVANIDSPSRWPINFEKKQKEIIELWHECNVSIVHRTYFFLLFKGVKADNIYLEVEHRRLSFIHSSFIAGCEPNVTVTSSLRNLRHERDMLYKQMLRRLHLLERESLYSKWGIDLNSKQRRLQLSRRIWTQTDMEHVRESAALVIKLVEHLEKGQAIKEMFGLSFTLNQRAIRRPFSWVSANS; this is translated from the exons ATGGCTAGCGAGGAGCGGATCCTAGTATCGGTGCGGCTACGGCCGGTGAATGCGCgagaggcggagcgcggcgacggCTCCGACTGGGAGTGCGCCGGTCCGACCACGCTCATGTTCCACGGCAACATCCCAGAGCGTGCAATGTTCCCCGCCTCATACACCTACG ACAGGGTGTTCAACCCTGAGTGTAGCACACGCCAGGTGTACGAGGAAGGGGCCAAGCAGGTGGCCCTATCGGTGCTCAGCGGCATCAACT CAAGCATATTTGCGTACGGCCAGACGAGCAGCGGGAAGACGTACACGATGGTCGGCATCACGGAGCGTAGCATGGCAGACATCTACGACTACATTGACAAG CATCCTGAGAGGGAGTTCGTGCTAAAATTTTCGGCGATGGAGATATACAATGAAGCCGTGAGGGATCTCTTGAGACCTGACGCAACACAACTAAGGCTTCTTGATGATCCAGAG AAAGGAACTGTAGTAGAGAAACTCACCGAGGAAACCCTTAGGGACAAAGGCCATCTCTTGGAGCTCCTTGCAGTGTGTGAAG CTCAAAGACAGATTGGGGAAACTGCCATGAACGAAACAAGCTCCAGATCGCATCAGATACTCCGACTG ACGATCGAGAGTTCAGCAAAGCAATTCATGGGACGAGGCAAATCGAGCACCCTTCTAGCTTGTGTG AATTTCGTTGATTTAGCAGGAAGTGAGCGCGCCTCTCAAACACAATCAGCTGGTGTGAGGCTGAAGGAAGGTAGCCACATTAACAGAAGCCTTCTTACATTGGGAAAAGTCATTCGCCAACTCAG CAAGGGAAGAAATGGGCATATCCCTTACAGAGATTCAAAGCTCACTCGCATATTGCAGTCATCTTTGGGCGGCAATGCGAGAACTGCTATTATCTGCACGATGAGCCCAGCACATAGTCATATCGAGCAATCCAGGAACACACTTTTGTTTGCAAACTGTGCTAAAAATGTAGTTACTGATGCAAAGGTCAATGTAGTGATGTCAGACAAGGTGTTATTGAAACATCTTCAAAGAGAAATTGCAAGGCTAGAGAATGAGCTAAAGTTTCCTAGACCAACCTCTTGCAGCAACTATGCTGAGGCTTTAAGAGAAAAAGATGAGCTGATCAAACAG CTAGAAGGACAGTTGAAGGAATTAATGGAGCAGAAAGACACCGTTCAGTCTCAACTTGACAATTTTCGTAGAGTTACAAGTGATGGAAATTTCAATGATCATGCAACAAGGCAATGG GATCAATCGAACAGGTCTTCAGAGTCCCTTCCATGTAGTGCGTCTGAAGACACACTTTCTTTTGATACTTACAGTGATGTTTATGAAGAACAAGATGATCTAGGCTCCAAAGGATTTGATGTGTCACATGTCTATAATGATTATCATCATGATGTGTATCACCAAAAAGTAGACGAACACCCAATGTCTAGTTTGCATCAACCAAGAAACCATATTTCTAATAGAACACAGATGTACCAACCAAATAGGGAGACTTCACCAGAGGTCCCTAAGGAGCATTGCAAGGAAGTCCAGTGCATCAAAATAAATGAGTTTAGGAGGAGTCGGTCTGACGaagaaaaacatggtgaaaacataACATACACATCAGAGGGTGCCATCAAACTGTACACATGTGATTCTGAGCCATCTTCTGATACTGAAAAAACAAATAATGACGAATCTTTAGTCCTGAAGAGGTGTGTGATAAGCTCCAGAGACAGTGTACTAACTAGAAGCAGAAGTTGCAGAGCTAGCTTCATGGTCATTCCGAATAGTTGGTTTGATGATTCAGCGGATATGAGAATGACACCACCAGGTGACATTTTAAAATATCCTCACAGAAGGCTAGAGAAGGTTAGGAGGAGCATGTACTCTGAAAATGGTCATTGTCAAAATGATCTTACATTAGACTGCCCTGTGGTCTCTGGAAAAGTTGCATCTGACATGGTTATAGACAAAAACACTTGCAATGAAGAAGATGGATATGCCAACAATAAATTCAGCTGCATCACAAAGGTTAAAGAGAAGCAAGAAGACTATTGTACATCCCAACTAGAGGGCAATCAG CAGGACAACGTTACTGCAGAAATCTTGGACATGAAACATGCAAAAAATATTGACAAAGATATATTTGTGGCCAATATTGACTCCCCTTCACGGTGGCCTATTAATTTTGAGAAAAAACAGAAAGAAATCATTGAGTTATGGCATGAATGCAATGTCTCTATAGTACACAGAACATATTTCTTCCTCCTCTTCAAAGGAGTCAAAGCAGACAATATTTATTTGGAAGTGGAGCACAGAAGATTGTCCTTCATTCACAGTTCTTTCATTGCCGGATGTGAGCCTAATGTTACTGTTACATCAAG CTTGAGAAATCTTCGGCATGAAAGAGACATGCTCTACAAGCAAATGCTGAGGAGACTCCATCTTCTAGAAAGAGAGAGCCTTTATAGCAAATGGGGAATTGATCTGAATTCTAAACAACGAAGGCTGCAACTATCTCGCCGCATCTGGACACAGACTGACATGGAACATGTGAGGGAAAGTGCCGCTCTTGTCATAAAATTGGTAGAACATCTGGAGAAGGGGCAAGCCATCAAGGAAATGTTTGGGTTAAGCTTCACATTGAACCAACGAGCTATCCGAAGACCTTTCAGCTGGGTTAGTGCTAACTCCTAA